gctaagtaaataaatattaacattttatttttttaatgtttacttattttgagagagagagacagagagacagagagagacagagcatgagggtggggtggggcagagagagagagacacatagaatctgaagccagctccaggctccgagctgtcagcacagagcctgactcagggcttgaactcacagacaggagatcatgacctgagccgaagtcagaaatCCAACagaccgagtgagccacccaggcaccccaataaatattaacattttaaatcattaacatgaattttatcatttatctttatattgCATAATACGTGTATGGAGAATCACCAACATATACAATctgtgtttcttggtttctcctGGAAGATATGTCAAGCCGGCCAAAGAGCTGAGCCTAAGTCCCCCGCAGGCACTGAGCTGTGTGACGGAGAATTCCATCAGATACTGGGAGACTTTCCGGGGCAAGTGCAGCCCCTCAAAGCTCCTGAAGTTCCCAATCTGAGACTCTGGCCCAGCAAGCTTGACAGCTGCTGGGTCCATCTTCCCATCAGCCCCCAGGTCCACGTGCTATGTCCTGGCTGGAGTCAGGGAGGTTAAGCCAGACATCTCCCATTACAGTGGACTGGCCAACCCAACCCACAGCAGACAGGTGAATCCCAGGGTCTTTAAACCTCCACACCCAGATGTGCTTAGCATCTGGTGGGCAAGAGACTCACCCTCACCAACTCACTTGCTGAATGTGCCATGGATCTGCCATTCTGGGGCAGAAATGGCAACCATCATGCCCACCTCTAAGATTTTACAGAACATGCACACACCGTTGACCCTCCCTCCATGCACACCGGCCCACACCAGCCCTCACCAAAGGCAGAAAGCAGCACTGTTccctgggtgagggagggggaggctgggtcTCAGGGCACCAGCAAGCTGGGAAGTGAGTGGTCAAGAACCCATCCAGGGAGGAGGGTAGGCTTCAGTAGCTGGTACCAGGCATGAGCCAAGGCTCCAAGCCCCTGGCACAGGCTCTGAAGACCCATCAGGTTTCACTTGTAATACACACCTTCAAAACTAAGAATTTCAAGGCCTTGGCTACAGAGCACTAAACCCTGAGTGCCGGGCTCTTCTGCTCATGGAACCATGTGTAACTATGCTGCTCATACACCCTGTACACATGAGAAAGCTCTCTAAATCCCATTAAATTACAGAAGCACAGAAagctgaaggaaaagaaggaaaacacactTCAGATAATATTGACAATCTTTAGAGCACTCAGACCCACAAGCCATTAATATCATGCCCATCTCATCTGAAGGACAAGCTAAAGAGCAGATGTCTTCACTCCCTTCCATCTAGACTGTTGAATTGACCAGAAGATGCGGTATGTGTGGATAAACCAGAAGTAGATTTCTAAGCGTTTTCAGGTTTTATTCCAAAATACAATGCCTTTAGCCATTCAAAGGCTATTTCGTGAAAGTAGATAGAATCCTATCAAAGCAGCAAAGAGGAGGAAACATTACTAGTTTCCTTTGCCCTAATAACTTAGGCTTTTATGGCTGGACAATTCAACATGAGTTTCCCTTCTCAGAGGCTTATATAAAAAACTTTCTGTTGGCATTGGCTCCAAACAAAGCCTTTCGTATATCAGGCATCTTTTGCTGGGCTAAGAGATCCAGTCGGCCTTCTAGGGTATTCGAAACCTTTATTCTCTGATTGCCGCTGTAGACCTCCACTCCTCCAGCTGTGTTGGTAGCCAGGTGCACCTCTTGATCCACTTGGACTTCCACACATTTTTGGGAGACCATCATGTATTCAGGGATGGCTTTTTGCACTGCAGCCTCCACCAGAAGGAGGTCCTGTGGCCTGCAGCGTACAATCGCCACGGGCTCCAGCAGTCGGAGCAGACCCTGAAGCACTAGCTTATCCAGCAGCTCCTGGTAGATTGCTGGATCTGCCACAATCCCACTAAGTCTCAGCTTTGCGTCACTCAGCAACTCTGAGATGAGGTCATCTCGGGCTCTCAGGACTTTCAGCCTTGCCTGATTCCTCATGGTAGACATCTGGATCTTCTTCTGCTGCTCTAtctgcttctccttcttctcGTAATACTCCATAATCTTCAGTCGTTGGGTTTGCACAAGACGTCCTTTCTCAATGTTGAACTCTTCCTCAGACTTGGCATCTATTTCTTCGGCCTTCTCATTGGCTTCCTGCTCAATGAAAGCCATCATGTGCTTAATCTGCTTCTGCACATCGACATCACTCAAAGCCATGGTTGTTCctggaaagggaggcagagggagaaccGGCAGTCCCTCTGGTTCCTTTGATTTAGGACTGCGTTTCAGGAATGACCTTGGAGTTTCACTTCCTTAGCTATGGAGTgcatgagggaaggaaggagagagtcaGAATCCAAAAGGAAGGATTGCGAAGATCATCCATCACtgttcatttcacagatgaggaaactgagacccaggaagGAAAAGCAACCTGTCCAAGATCATACCCTATAAGAAAAGAGATGTGAACACAGGCTTCCAGAGTTCTACCTCTGCTACACTCAACACTTTTGCATCATCAAATGATTAGAAAATTAGGGTATGCTTAGTCCAGAAGATTTTTAGACAGTGATGCCTTAAGACTCAAATAGCAAGTTGAAGGGATGAAAAACCAAATTAACACAGAAATGGGAAGTGTATGTCCATTTTGGTCTGGAGTGGGCTGGGGAGAAGTATAAGAAACTCACTGTCAGATGGGATTCAATCCAGGAAGGCTGTCTAGAGGCAGAAGGGTTTCAAGACCCCTCAACTAATACAAAAAAGCAGAATACTAGTAGACAGATGATGACATCTTGGAGAGAACTGGGAGTGGGAGGGGTTGGGGTAGTCTTTTCACCTTTTCACTGGAAGTGTACATTTGAATCACCTAGGGAAACTTTCAGAAAAACAGATTTCTAGGCCCCACTACAgactactgaattagaatctctATCAATAGGGTCTGACAATCTACATCTTAAAAAGCCTTCCTGGGATGCTTAATGAGctcagaaaaaatatacatgaacaGAATAAGACTagcaacaaagagatagaaaatatttaaaagaaccaaacaaatttTGGAGCTAAAGAATGtaactgaattgaaaaattcaCTATAGGAGTTCAACAACAATCTTAATTTAGAGAAGAATAAACCA
This sequence is a window from Lynx canadensis isolate LIC74 chromosome A3, mLynCan4.pri.v2, whole genome shotgun sequence. Protein-coding genes within it:
- the ATP6V1E2 gene encoding V-type proton ATPase subunit E 2; the protein is MALSDVDVQKQIKHMMAFIEQEANEKAEEIDAKSEEEFNIEKGRLVQTQRLKIMEYYEKKEKQIEQQKKIQMSTMRNQARLKVLRARDDLISELLSDAKLRLSGIVADPAIYQELLDKLVLQGLLRLLEPVAIVRCRPQDLLLVEAAVQKAIPEYMMVSQKCVEVQVDQEVHLATNTAGGVEVYSGNQRIKVSNTLEGRLDLLAQQKMPDIRKALFGANANRKFFI